In one Leptospira levettii genomic region, the following are encoded:
- a CDS encoding YdeI/OmpD-associated family protein, giving the protein MEPKPKKTDTKNPNSFFDGVKSWKKEFQILRSIALESKLLEEIKWGQPCYTLNGQNVFLLHGFKEYVAILFFKGALLKDSKKILIQQTKNVQAARQMRFQSAEQITKSKNTIKAFMKDAIELEKTGKKPILKKTSEFEVPEEFLRILEQNPKLQTAFSELTPGRQRGYLLFFNSAKRKETREERITKHIPHILNGKGLND; this is encoded by the coding sequence ATGGAACCAAAACCAAAAAAAACTGACACCAAAAACCCAAATTCTTTTTTTGATGGAGTAAAATCTTGGAAAAAAGAATTCCAAATCCTACGTTCCATTGCACTCGAAAGCAAACTCCTTGAGGAAATCAAATGGGGGCAACCTTGTTACACATTGAATGGTCAAAATGTATTTTTATTACATGGATTCAAAGAATACGTTGCGATTTTATTTTTCAAAGGTGCATTATTAAAAGACTCCAAAAAAATTCTCATCCAACAAACAAAAAACGTACAAGCTGCGAGGCAAATGCGTTTCCAATCAGCAGAACAAATTACAAAATCAAAAAATACGATTAAGGCATTTATGAAAGATGCAATCGAGTTGGAAAAAACTGGGAAAAAACCCATCTTGAAAAAAACTTCTGAGTTTGAAGTGCCAGAAGAGTTTTTACGAATATTGGAACAAAATCCAAAATTACAGACCGCATTTTCAGAGTTAACTCCAGGTAGACAAAGAGGGTACTTACTCTTCTTTAATTCTGCAAAACGAAAAGAAACAAGAGAAGAAAGAATCACAAAACATATCCCACATATCTTAAATGGAAAAGGATTAAACGATTAA
- a CDS encoding response regulator transcription factor translates to MKNILVIEDDPDIGNLIRKSLDSAHYTTSVFENGEDGLKFYKSNHPDLVILDLSLPDIDGMEICRSIRKSDESTPIFILSARTEEIDRIMGLELGADDYITKPFSVRELKTRVDVFFRRWDKKIGIKPNVGQAGEIIRGALKIDSIRRRVTLNENIINISRKEFDILQLLAGSPGKVFSREMILESVWGVEWDGFERMIDSHIKRIRSKLEKNSAQPEWIETIWGIGYRFTDNFENIVVPD, encoded by the coding sequence ATGAAAAATATTTTGGTAATTGAGGACGATCCGGACATCGGGAACCTAATCCGGAAATCTCTCGATTCTGCTCACTACACCACCTCCGTTTTTGAAAATGGCGAAGATGGATTGAAATTTTATAAATCCAATCATCCTGATTTAGTGATTCTTGACCTTTCACTTCCAGACATCGATGGTATGGAAATTTGCCGTAGCATTCGGAAATCAGACGAAAGTACTCCAATTTTTATCCTTTCTGCCAGAACGGAAGAAATTGATAGGATCATGGGACTCGAGTTAGGTGCTGATGATTACATCACAAAACCTTTTTCCGTTCGGGAACTCAAAACTCGTGTTGACGTTTTTTTTAGACGTTGGGATAAAAAAATTGGAATCAAACCAAATGTGGGCCAAGCGGGTGAAATCATTCGTGGTGCTTTAAAAATTGATTCCATTCGTCGTCGTGTTACGTTAAACGAAAACATCATCAACATCTCCCGTAAAGAATTTGACATTTTACAACTACTCGCTGGTTCACCAGGAAAAGTATTTTCTCGTGAAATGATTTTGGAATCAGTTTGGGGAGTGGAATGGGATGGTTTTGAAAGGATGATTGATAGCCATATCAAACGCATTCGTTCCAAACTGGAAAAAAATTCTGCACAACCAGAATGGATCGAAACCATTTGGGGAATTGGATATCGTTTCACAGACAATTTTGAAAACATAGTTGTACCAGACTAA
- a CDS encoding DUF4279 domain-containing protein: MESGTQRELKSWAMFAITGTRLRPLEVTEKLGLTPDYYHGGDVKDIENMTIPSHWQLNSKLGPEFSAQDHIWDILKTLGPVRKELKEFTENFTSTIYVSVEFASEFTKGITLDRRTMLLLGEMGVELEIIPWELGGTP; this comes from the coding sequence ATGGAATCGGGAACACAAAGAGAACTAAAATCGTGGGCAATGTTTGCCATCACAGGAACAAGGCTACGACCCTTGGAAGTGACGGAAAAATTAGGCCTAACTCCCGACTATTACCATGGTGGGGATGTAAAAGACATCGAAAATATGACAATTCCGAGTCATTGGCAGCTCAATTCTAAGTTAGGACCTGAGTTCTCTGCCCAAGATCATATTTGGGACATTCTAAAAACACTGGGACCCGTTCGTAAAGAACTGAAAGAGTTCACAGAAAACTTTACTTCTACGATTTACGTCTCGGTTGAGTTTGCTTCTGAGTTTACCAAAGGGATCACACTCGACAGAAGGACGATGCTTTTGTTAGGTGAAATGGGAGTCGAATTAGAAATTATCCCTTGGGAACTCGGTGGGACTCCCTGA
- the cutA gene encoding divalent-cation tolerance protein CutA produces MASEEILVFTTIGDRDMAEEQISEMLEQGIIVSGTIFPEVELVYLWEGKITVDTENKILLKAKADKYDAIEAYIMKHHPYIAPEIIRMDVSFGSSAYKAFVADKIKKNS; encoded by the coding sequence ATGGCATCGGAAGAAATTTTAGTATTTACCACAATAGGCGACCGCGACATGGCGGAAGAACAAATCTCTGAAATGTTGGAACAAGGGATCATCGTCTCAGGAACCATTTTCCCTGAAGTCGAACTGGTTTACCTTTGGGAAGGTAAAATCACAGTTGATACCGAAAACAAAATTTTACTCAAAGCAAAAGCTGACAAGTATGATGCGATCGAAGCATATATCATGAAACACCATCCGTACATTGCACCAGAAATCATTCGGATGGATGTGAGTTTTGGTAGCTCCGCCTACAAAGCGTTTGTTGCCGACAAAATCAAAAAGAATAGCTAA
- the pnuC gene encoding nicotinamide riboside transporter PnuC: protein MTEIHLLEQYLSLDYAIFTILGYPLSLLEFLGTTSGLVCVYLASRNHILTWPIGIFNSICFLFLFFQIQLYSDMLLQVYFFGSSIYGWIIWRKRTGQFTKIVSLGRNKNLFVIFLLIVGTLGLGFFTKHLPVWFPNLFVKPPDYLYWDAFTTVTSIIANLLLAQRKLESWFLWVLVDIVCIVLYSLKNIPFVTIEYVIFLLIAFYGSWHWYKEYRENQKSTSLSI, encoded by the coding sequence ATGACAGAAATTCATCTCTTGGAACAATATTTATCCTTAGATTATGCAATTTTTACCATCCTTGGTTATCCCTTATCGTTATTAGAATTTTTAGGTACAACATCGGGTCTTGTGTGTGTGTACTTAGCATCCAGGAATCATATCCTCACTTGGCCCATTGGAATATTTAATTCCATTTGTTTTCTCTTTTTATTTTTCCAAATTCAATTGTATTCGGATATGTTGTTACAGGTTTATTTTTTTGGATCCAGCATTTATGGTTGGATCATTTGGAGGAAACGAACAGGACAATTTACGAAGATTGTATCACTCGGGAGAAACAAAAACCTGTTTGTGATTTTCCTTTTGATTGTGGGGACCTTGGGTCTTGGTTTTTTTACAAAACACTTACCAGTTTGGTTCCCAAATTTGTTTGTCAAACCACCTGATTATTTGTATTGGGATGCGTTTACAACAGTCACAAGTATCATTGCCAATTTACTCTTAGCCCAAAGAAAATTAGAATCTTGGTTTTTATGGGTGTTAGTGGATATTGTTTGTATTGTTTTGTATTCTCTAAAGAATATTCCTTTTGTGACCATCGAATATGTGATTTTCCTACTCATTGCGTTTTATGGTTCGTGGCATTGGTACAAGGAGTACCGAGAGAATCAAAAATCGACTTCTCTATCGATATGA
- a CDS encoding FlgO family outer membrane protein translates to MNMLPHLEWKLRFNFILVCLILIPLSSCYLGEERESKPKKPTTPPLEQLATSLSEKGFYFQPERLVVLTFLDNEGKKSPYGEILAEKLTTELVKRDRFQILDRLANQKVLKEAGLSLDSPTDTATLRKIGEVLKLDVIITGIVTPYQDGVFVNTRLIEIKTGLILKADEVYVRIDG, encoded by the coding sequence ATGAATATGTTACCTCACTTGGAATGGAAGTTGCGTTTTAATTTTATCCTTGTTTGTTTGATTTTAATTCCACTTAGCTCTTGTTATCTGGGAGAGGAAAGGGAATCCAAACCAAAAAAACCAACCACTCCTCCATTAGAACAACTTGCCACTTCTTTATCAGAGAAAGGATTTTATTTCCAACCAGAAAGACTTGTTGTCCTGACATTCCTAGACAATGAAGGGAAAAAAAGTCCCTATGGAGAAATCCTAGCAGAAAAACTCACTACGGAACTCGTGAAAAGAGACCGCTTTCAAATTTTAGATCGTTTGGCAAACCAAAAGGTATTAAAAGAAGCTGGCCTTAGTTTGGATTCTCCCACTGACACTGCCACCTTGCGTAAAATAGGTGAGGTTCTGAAACTAGATGTCATCATCACAGGAATTGTTACTCCTTACCAAGACGGAGTTTTTGTGAATACAAGGCTTATTGAAATCAAAACAGGTCTCATCCTAAAAGCGGATGAAGTTTATGTCCGAATTGACGGTTGA
- a CDS encoding class I SAM-dependent methyltransferase, which translates to MKGFLKQKQAGLGKNGKEFGSEYWSEIYGNGLDVDGSYNARQHADYLKSLFQLMEIPVYKMADFGFGKGILLREMVKTFSPVKVYAVDASKEAFEELKKKDWVKRSDKFHIYHESLETLVLPKLEKEPVELGICNSVIQYLPDNQIPSVLEKMAKYCNYLYFTVPTNVDYAVMKEEMSFVDPYAFSRTKQKYRKWISRDFEIVGYNLLQSKWLGEKGFKEDFFRI; encoded by the coding sequence ATGAAAGGTTTTTTAAAACAGAAACAAGCAGGACTTGGTAAAAATGGGAAAGAATTTGGAAGTGAATACTGGTCCGAAATTTATGGGAATGGTCTAGATGTAGACGGCTCTTATAATGCCAGACAACATGCTGACTATCTAAAATCTCTTTTCCAACTCATGGAAATTCCTGTTTATAAAATGGCCGACTTTGGATTTGGGAAGGGGATTTTACTTCGTGAGATGGTAAAAACCTTTTCGCCTGTGAAAGTGTATGCAGTAGATGCATCAAAAGAGGCTTTTGAAGAACTCAAAAAAAAAGATTGGGTCAAACGTTCTGATAAATTTCATATTTACCATGAATCATTGGAAACATTGGTTTTACCAAAATTGGAGAAGGAACCAGTGGAACTTGGGATTTGTAATTCCGTGATCCAATACTTACCTGATAATCAAATTCCATCCGTTTTAGAAAAAATGGCAAAGTATTGTAATTATTTATATTTTACCGTTCCAACAAATGTTGATTATGCGGTAATGAAAGAAGAAATGTCATTTGTTGACCCATATGCTTTTTCTAGGACCAAACAAAAATATAGAAAGTGGATATCAAGAGACTTCGAAATAGTAGGTTACAATCTATTACAAAGCAAATGGCTTGGTGAAAAAGGTTTTAAAGAAGATTTTTTTCGGATCTAA
- a CDS encoding DoxX family protein: MSEKTNKILYWFFTLWLSLGMSSTAIVQLLKLPEEVEKINQLGYPTYFLTLLGVWKLLGVIAVLVPKFLLLKEWAYAGFFFAMSGAAISHIVCGHPITEVLPSLLLLSLTVISWYLRPENRKIKV, translated from the coding sequence ATGTCGGAGAAAACAAACAAAATTCTATATTGGTTCTTTACCCTTTGGTTATCCCTGGGTATGAGTTCCACAGCCATCGTCCAACTATTGAAACTTCCTGAAGAAGTGGAAAAAATAAACCAATTGGGATACCCAACCTACTTTCTTACCCTTTTAGGGGTTTGGAAATTACTTGGAGTCATCGCAGTACTGGTTCCAAAATTTTTACTTCTCAAAGAATGGGCCTATGCAGGATTTTTCTTTGCCATGTCTGGGGCGGCAATTTCACACATCGTTTGTGGTCATCCCATAACGGAAGTTCTACCATCTTTGTTACTATTAAGTTTAACTGTGATTTCATGGTACTTACGACCAGAAAATCGCAAAATCAAAGTCTAA
- a CDS encoding aconitate hydratase: MAFDIEMIAARYSKMEAAITQARKIVGRPLTLTEKILYNHLWDGNPTKSFGRGADYVDFAPDRVAMQDATAQMALLQFMQAGRKKVAVPSTVHCDHLITAKEESGKDLGIAVTENKEVYDFLSSVSNKYGIGFWKPGAGIIHQVVLENYAFPGGMMIGTDSHTVNAGGLGMVAIGVGGADACDVMAGLPWELKWPKAIGVKLTGKLNGWTSAKDVILKVAGILTVKGGTGAIVEYFGPGAEALSCTGKGTICNMGAEIGATTSTFGYDASMERYLRSTNRADVADLANKYKAHLTADPEVYADPAKYFDQVIEIDLDTLEPYVNGPFTPDLATPISKMKEEAAKNGWPLKVEVGLIGSCTNSSYEDISRAASLAKQVASKGLKTKAEFTITPGSELVRYTIARDGFIDTFHKIGAKVFSNACGPCIGMWSRVGAEKKEKNTIVHSFNRNFQARQDGNPNTYAFVASPEITTALAIAGDLGFNPLTDTLVNEKGEKVKLDPPTGEELPNKGFAVEDAGYVAPAADGSGVQVIVDPSSTRLQLLAPFKAWEGTDLKGLKLLIKAKGKCTTDHISMAGPWLKFRGHLDNISNNLLIGATNFFNGKTNEVKNQVSGNYEPVPQTQRAYKAQGIGSIVVGDENYGEGSSREHAAMEPRHLGVRAVLVKSFARIHETNLKKQGMLALTFANKDDYDKIQEDDSIDIIGLTSFQEGKPLSLVLNHKDGKKDEIQVNHTYNAQQIEWFKAGAALNLMKA; this comes from the coding sequence ATGGCATTTGATATAGAAATGATCGCGGCTCGTTATTCCAAAATGGAAGCGGCCATCACACAAGCCAGGAAGATTGTGGGTCGACCCCTCACTCTCACAGAGAAGATTTTATACAACCACCTTTGGGACGGAAATCCTACCAAAAGTTTTGGACGTGGTGCGGATTATGTTGACTTTGCTCCAGACCGAGTGGCGATGCAAGATGCAACAGCACAGATGGCCCTTTTGCAGTTTATGCAAGCAGGCCGAAAAAAAGTGGCAGTGCCTTCAACAGTACACTGTGACCACTTAATTACAGCAAAAGAAGAATCAGGCAAAGACCTTGGCATTGCTGTTACAGAGAACAAAGAAGTTTATGATTTTTTATCTTCCGTTTCCAATAAATACGGAATTGGTTTTTGGAAACCAGGTGCTGGGATCATCCACCAAGTTGTTTTAGAAAACTACGCATTCCCTGGTGGGATGATGATTGGAACTGACTCCCATACAGTGAACGCTGGTGGACTTGGGATGGTTGCAATCGGAGTTGGTGGGGCTGACGCTTGTGATGTGATGGCTGGACTCCCTTGGGAGCTCAAATGGCCAAAAGCAATTGGTGTCAAACTTACAGGTAAACTCAATGGTTGGACTTCTGCAAAAGACGTTATCTTAAAAGTGGCAGGGATCCTCACAGTCAAAGGGGGAACAGGTGCCATCGTAGAATACTTTGGTCCAGGTGCAGAAGCTCTTTCTTGTACAGGGAAAGGTACAATTTGTAACATGGGTGCTGAAATTGGAGCAACCACTTCCACATTTGGATATGATGCTTCTATGGAACGTTACTTACGTTCTACGAACAGAGCTGATGTGGCAGATCTTGCCAACAAATACAAAGCACACTTAACCGCTGACCCAGAAGTGTATGCTGACCCGGCAAAGTACTTTGACCAAGTGATCGAAATTGACCTCGACACACTTGAGCCATACGTAAATGGTCCTTTCACTCCAGACCTTGCGACTCCGATTTCCAAAATGAAAGAAGAAGCAGCAAAGAATGGATGGCCACTCAAAGTAGAAGTGGGTCTTATCGGATCTTGTACAAACTCATCGTATGAAGACATCTCTCGTGCGGCTTCCCTTGCCAAACAAGTGGCTTCTAAAGGTCTCAAAACCAAAGCAGAATTTACCATCACACCAGGTTCGGAACTTGTACGTTACACGATTGCACGTGATGGATTTATCGATACCTTCCACAAAATTGGTGCAAAAGTATTTTCGAATGCTTGTGGACCTTGTATTGGGATGTGGTCACGAGTGGGAGCAGAGAAAAAAGAAAAGAACACCATTGTTCACTCTTTCAATCGTAACTTCCAAGCACGCCAAGACGGAAACCCAAATACTTATGCTTTTGTGGCATCTCCAGAAATCACAACAGCACTTGCCATTGCAGGAGATTTAGGTTTTAACCCACTCACTGACACCCTTGTGAATGAAAAAGGAGAGAAGGTAAAACTTGATCCTCCTACAGGAGAAGAACTTCCTAACAAAGGTTTTGCGGTTGAAGATGCAGGTTATGTAGCTCCAGCAGCTGATGGATCCGGTGTACAAGTGATTGTAGACCCAAGTTCCACTAGACTCCAACTCCTCGCTCCTTTCAAAGCTTGGGAAGGAACAGACCTAAAAGGATTAAAACTTCTCATCAAAGCCAAAGGGAAATGTACAACTGACCATATTTCCATGGCAGGTCCTTGGTTGAAATTCCGAGGTCACTTGGATAATATTTCCAATAACCTCCTCATTGGTGCGACAAACTTCTTCAATGGCAAAACCAATGAAGTGAAAAACCAAGTTTCCGGAAACTACGAACCTGTCCCTCAAACCCAAAGAGCTTACAAAGCACAAGGGATTGGGTCCATTGTGGTGGGAGATGAAAACTATGGGGAAGGTTCTTCCCGCGAACACGCAGCGATGGAACCAAGGCATTTAGGTGTAAGAGCAGTGCTTGTAAAATCGTTTGCTCGTATCCACGAAACAAACTTAAAAAAACAAGGGATGCTTGCACTTACGTTTGCCAACAAAGATGATTACGATAAAATCCAAGAAGACGATTCAATCGACATCATCGGTCTCACTTCTTTCCAAGAAGGAAAACCACTCAGTTTGGTTCTCAATCATAAAGATGGAAAAAAAGATGAGATCCAAGTGAACCATACTTACAATGCGCAACAAATCGAATGGTTCAAAGCAGGTGCTGCTTTGAATTTGATGAAAGCGTAA
- a CDS encoding LA_2478/LA_2722/LA_4182 family protein, whose amino-acid sequence MKKISLFLFLCFPFIITSQTLKDAKEFQALSKKMCAKTSECMKEKLKDLPPEQRKMVESQFVNGNVCESRYKQYIVEGQKPSNEKPTRKLTKQDIEDMKQCTKEMAAFSCAELEEGKIPPACEKFQSEEE is encoded by the coding sequence ATGAAAAAAATTTCTCTTTTCCTATTTTTATGTTTCCCCTTCATCATCACCTCACAAACATTAAAGGACGCAAAAGAATTCCAAGCCCTTTCCAAAAAAATGTGTGCCAAAACTTCGGAATGTATGAAAGAAAAATTAAAAGACCTTCCACCAGAACAAAGGAAGATGGTTGAATCCCAATTTGTGAATGGCAATGTCTGTGAATCTCGTTACAAACAATACATAGTAGAAGGCCAAAAACCAAGTAACGAAAAACCAACCAGAAAACTCACCAAACAAGACATAGAAGACATGAAACAATGCACAAAGGAAATGGCAGCGTTTTCCTGTGCTGAATTAGAAGAAGGAAAAATCCCACCAGCGTGTGAGAAGTTCCAATCCGAAGAAGAATAA
- a CDS encoding DUF883 family protein has product MEEVKKEKSLIDEIKLYEKKAKEIEQRAKEKYMEQVSDIKQKLGKASEEASIRAKEVIDNVGSYVKENPQKAAVIGFGVGLGLGLALGWFFKKK; this is encoded by the coding sequence ATGGAAGAAGTGAAAAAAGAAAAGTCCCTCATCGACGAAATTAAGTTGTATGAGAAAAAAGCCAAGGAAATTGAACAAAGAGCCAAGGAGAAGTATATGGAACAAGTAAGTGACATCAAACAAAAGTTAGGAAAAGCAAGCGAAGAAGCATCCATTCGTGCCAAAGAAGTGATCGATAATGTGGGTTCCTATGTAAAAGAAAATCCACAAAAAGCAGCTGTCATTGGTTTTGGAGTTGGACTTGGTCTTGGCCTTGCCCTTGGTTGGTTTTTTAAGAAGAAATAA
- a CDS encoding amino acid--tRNA ligase-related protein encodes MHVLPKETLIFRSRVLQTVREILSRNEFLEVDTPTLKPIVGMEPYLDPFEVRSPSGKEKGYLITSPEYSLKQMMATGLPRIFELAHTYRSGEVGSSYHTKEFLMLELYAEGMDDEVLLHFIETFLRELIFTVGIPKLHNQLSKPGFIRRFSVQSVFLIHLGHGFEKENLIPTIIKQKLTSASFEELQTWQYEDLFFLVFLNCIEPKLGEGIVFLYDYPPECAALARIEKGVAKRFEIYWDGLELANAFYELNDPNEQRKRFADEQTLRAKLGKEVFPMDEDFLEALGNGFPNCSGISIGMDRLILKLLGKNGLREVSPYWMEL; translated from the coding sequence TTGCACGTTCTACCAAAAGAGACACTCATTTTTCGTTCGAGAGTTTTACAAACCGTAAGAGAGATTCTCTCACGAAATGAATTTTTGGAAGTGGATACTCCCACTCTGAAGCCCATCGTTGGTATGGAACCATACCTCGATCCATTTGAAGTGCGTTCTCCCTCTGGAAAAGAAAAGGGTTATCTCATCACTTCTCCCGAGTACAGCTTAAAACAAATGATGGCTACGGGCCTACCTCGAATCTTTGAGTTGGCACACACTTACAGGTCAGGGGAAGTGGGAAGTTCGTACCATACAAAAGAGTTTCTCATGTTAGAACTCTATGCAGAAGGAATGGATGATGAAGTGCTTCTACACTTTATCGAAACATTTTTACGAGAACTGATTTTTACAGTTGGGATACCAAAACTCCACAACCAATTGTCCAAACCAGGATTTATCCGACGTTTTTCAGTACAGTCCGTGTTTCTCATCCACCTGGGGCATGGATTTGAAAAAGAAAATTTGATTCCAACGATCATCAAACAAAAGTTAACCTCTGCTTCCTTTGAGGAATTACAAACTTGGCAGTATGAAGATTTGTTCTTTTTGGTGTTTTTAAATTGTATCGAACCGAAACTAGGGGAAGGGATTGTCTTTTTGTACGATTACCCACCGGAATGTGCCGCTCTTGCCCGAATTGAGAAGGGAGTTGCCAAACGATTTGAAATTTATTGGGATGGACTCGAACTTGCGAATGCCTTTTATGAATTGAATGACCCAAACGAACAACGAAAACGATTTGCAGACGAACAAACGTTACGTGCCAAACTCGGAAAAGAAGTATTCCCAATGGATGAGGATTTTTTAGAGGCACTCGGAAATGGATTTCCCAATTGTTCGGGGATTTCCATTGGGATGGACAGACTCATCTTAAAACTTTTGGGGAAAAACGGACTCAGAGAAGTGAGCCCGTATTGGATGGAATTGTAA
- a CDS encoding ArsR/SmtB family transcription factor: protein MDLRRDVFQAIADPTRRAILLLVATQSMTAGAIASQFDSKRPTISKHLLILTECELLQREPIGREMYYHLNPHKMKEIAHFIEPFRKLWDDRFNKLESVMKGFKPKA, encoded by the coding sequence ATGGATTTACGAAGAGATGTATTTCAGGCAATTGCAGATCCCACAAGACGGGCCATCCTCCTCCTTGTGGCCACCCAGTCCATGACTGCGGGAGCGATTGCTTCCCAATTTGATTCCAAACGGCCTACCATTTCCAAACACCTACTCATTTTAACCGAATGTGAATTGTTACAACGTGAACCCATTGGCCGTGAGATGTACTACCATCTAAACCCACATAAGATGAAAGAAATTGCCCATTTCATCGAACCCTTCCGTAAACTCTGGGACGACAGGTTTAACAAACTGGAATCCGTAATGAAAGGTTTTAAACCAAAGGCATAG
- a CDS encoding SRPBCC family protein has product MELKTKVIAEDGKQELTIEREFDLPTSLVFKAHTEPELIEQWMGNKVIQFEKRNHGSYVFETKSPEGNVLFRANGVLLKLVEDQSFVRTFEMENTGFPIQLEFFTFQKISENKSKLTMQIVFQSVEQRDKLLKMPFAQGINMAHNRLQAITKQ; this is encoded by the coding sequence ATGGAACTGAAAACAAAAGTGATCGCAGAAGACGGCAAACAAGAGTTAACGATTGAACGTGAGTTTGATTTACCAACCTCTCTCGTTTTTAAGGCACATACAGAACCCGAACTCATCGAACAATGGATGGGAAACAAGGTAATCCAATTTGAAAAACGAAACCACGGGAGTTATGTATTTGAAACAAAATCTCCTGAAGGGAATGTACTCTTTCGAGCCAATGGAGTGTTACTGAAACTTGTGGAGGACCAAAGTTTTGTGAGAACCTTTGAAATGGAAAATACAGGATTTCCGATCCAACTTGAATTTTTTACCTTCCAAAAGATTTCCGAAAACAAATCCAAACTCACAATGCAAATTGTATTCCAATCGGTGGAACAAAGAGACAAACTACTGAAGATGCCATTTGCCCAAGGGATCAATATGGCCCACAACCGATTGCAAGCAATTACGAAACAGTAA
- a CDS encoding LBF_4227 family protein, producing the protein MDQKHSKQRKKGGLKATFEEFIAKLVSYVEVMVIYLQKNVQFYVQKFVKKTVWVFTALFLIFLGLLYTSYGIFLSIQKFLAAGDPILASFGTGFGFLVFAILFLSFVFRK; encoded by the coding sequence TTGGATCAAAAACACTCTAAACAACGCAAAAAAGGTGGTTTAAAAGCCACCTTCGAAGAATTCATCGCCAAACTTGTATCATACGTCGAAGTGATGGTGATATATTTACAAAAAAACGTACAATTTTATGTACAAAAATTTGTTAAAAAAACGGTTTGGGTATTCACTGCTCTTTTTCTTATCTTTCTTGGTCTACTGTACACTTCGTACGGAATATTCCTAAGTATCCAAAAGTTTTTAGCCGCTGGAGATCCCATCCTTGCCAGTTTCGGAACTGGATTTGGATTTTTAGTTTTTGCAATCCTCTTTTTATCCTTTGTCTTCCGTAAATAA
- a CDS encoding DUF6935 domain-containing protein, with amino-acid sequence MKRIVTLLLVSFTVSLVAQNLTERTPVSFSSEPSTIEEFKSIQATTATTPEGGVAILVLAISLYGKNPELGRKAVVLSVISKNRQKSNKPTAIDGVDLGGSDSYLLGQLDKYKMLPNGYWKGAEPSNGYTPNLPLTVETYTNPYSGEESSGRIKLFVATKGASSYRPVTVEKDSDGLWRAKEMSSLYVGMMPAK; translated from the coding sequence ATGAAACGAATTGTAACATTACTTCTAGTCTCGTTTACCGTATCCCTTGTGGCTCAAAATTTGACAGAACGAACACCTGTCAGTTTTTCCTCAGAACCAAGCACAATTGAAGAATTCAAATCCATCCAAGCGACAACCGCCACAACTCCAGAAGGTGGAGTTGCCATTTTAGTCCTTGCCATTTCTCTCTACGGAAAAAATCCAGAATTAGGAAGAAAGGCGGTGGTACTTTCTGTCATTTCCAAAAACAGACAAAAATCGAACAAACCAACAGCGATTGATGGAGTGGATTTAGGAGGAAGTGATTCCTATCTGCTTGGGCAACTTGACAAATACAAAATGTTACCAAATGGGTATTGGAAAGGAGCAGAACCGTCTAACGGGTATACGCCGAATCTCCCACTCACTGTCGAAACTTACACCAATCCTTATTCAGGGGAAGAGTCTTCCGGAAGGATCAAACTCTTTGTTGCCACAAAAGGTGCTTCCAGTTACCGTCCTGTGACTGTGGAAAAAGATTCAGACGGACTTTGGCGTGCCAAAGAAATGAGTTCATTGTATGTAGGGATGATGCCCGCCAAATAG